A stretch of Malus sylvestris chromosome 11, drMalSylv7.2, whole genome shotgun sequence DNA encodes these proteins:
- the LOC126591440 gene encoding 40S ribosomal protein S25-like, producing the protein MAPKKDKAPPPSSKPAKSGGGKQKKKKWSKGKQKEKVNNMVLFDQGTYDKLLSEVPKYKLITPSILSDRLRINGSLARRAIKDLMARGSIRLIAAHASQQIYTRATNT; encoded by the exons ATG GCTCCCAAGAAGGATAAGGCTCCCCCACCGTCCTCAAAGCCTGCCAAGTCTGGCGGAGGCAAGCAGAAGAAGAAG AAGTGGAGCAAGGGAAAGCAaaaggagaaggtgaacaaCATGGTTTTGTTTGATCAGGGGACTTACGACAAGCTGCTTTCCGAAGTTCCGAAGTACAAGCTCATTACTCCTTCTATCTTGTCTGACAGACTAAGG ATAAATGGATCCTTGGCTCGCCGTGCAATTAAGGATTTGATGGCAAGGGGTTCCATTAGGCTGATAGCTGCTCATGCTAGCCAGCAGATTTACACCAGAGCCACCAATACTTAA